The Cloacibacterium caeni region ATTATGACGAAGCAAGCTACAATTCTTATAAAGCGAAACAACAAGGATTTTTAGATAACCTTTTGGCAAATCCTCAAACGTATTTCCAAAGTGAAGTTCAGAAATATTTGAACCAAAAAAATCCTAGATTCTTCGGAATTTTACCAGATGCTAAAGCTTGGGAAAAAACCAGCTATAAATTAGCGTACGATATTTACAAAAAATCAGTCGCTAATGCAGGAAACTTCCATTTCTATTTTGTAGGAAATGTAGACGAAAACCAAATCAAACAACTTTCTGAACAATATTTAGCAAGTTTACCTTCTACCCAAAAATCAGAAACTTATAAAGATTTAGGATACAGACCTCTTTTCACTTCTACAGAAAAAGTGATTAAAAAAGGAAAAGATCCTAAAAGTATGGTGATGATTAGATTCAGTGGGGAAACCAAATATAATGAGAAAGAAGATCTTGCCATGAGAGCTTTAGGTGAAGTTGCTACGATTAAAATCATCGAAAAACTTCGTGAAGATGAAGGCGGAATTTACGGAGGTGGAGCAAGAGGAAGTTTAAACAAAGTTCCTTATGGAAGCTACAATTTCAGCATTAATTTCCCTTGTGGACCAGAAAATGCAGAAAAATTAACCAAAATCGCTTTGGCCGAACTTCAAAAAATGATTGACAACGGGCCAGAACAAAAAGATTTAGATAAATTTAAAGAAGGAGAAGCGAATGATGATGTAACCAATATGAAAGACAATAATTATTGGCTACAAAACATCACGAGCTATCAAACTCAAGGTGGCGATAAATACAGCGTTCTTAATTATTTAACTAAAGTAAAAGGACTTACTGTAAAAGATTTACAGGCAGTTGGTAAAAAGTATTTAACCGAGAAAAACAGAATGGTATTTACTTTAATGCCAGAAGTAGAAACTCCTAAAACGGATGCTCCAAAAGCAGCAGTTTCTGCGAATGTAACGGCTCAACAAGTGATTGATAATTACGCCGCAGCTTTGGGTGGGAAATCTAAATTAGAAGCGGTAAAAACCGTGAAAACACTTTCTACGATTAAAGTAATGGGCATGGAAATGGAAGCGACTACTTTAGAAATGGCACCGAATAAATCTAAAGCGGTTCAAAAAGTTATGGGACAAGAAATGGTTCAAGTTTTTGACGGCGAAAAAGGTTACATGATGCAAGCTGGTCAGAGAATGGATTTACCAGCTCCTGCAATTGAAGAAGCAAAGAAAAAAAGACTATTCGAAGTGCTTTCTTACAATGCGGCAGACTTCAAAACAGTAGAAAAAGTAACGGAAGAAGGTAAAGAATTATATCTTTTAGCTGGTGCTGGTAAAAAATTATATTTTGATACCAAAACTAATTTATTGGTGAAAAGCACTTCTGACAAAGGAGATATGGTTATTCTAGATTACATGGAAGTAGACGGAATTAAGTTTCCTAAAAATATCAAATTAGCCATGATGGGACAAAACATGGAAATGACCAATAATCAAGTTATCGTTAATAAAGAAGTGTCAGTAGAAGACTTCAAATAAAACTTGATTTTTATAAAATGTAAAGTCCGAGAATGAAAATTCTCGGACTTTTTTATGTCAGAATATACGAACTTTTTCGTATTTATTGGTAGAAGTTTAAACTCCAAATTTGTAAAAATCATTATTCATAAATTTTTATAAATTTAGACTTAGAAAAGTCTCTGCATGAAATCAATTTTATCTTTTGTATTCATTTTTACACTGAGTTTGACTTTTGGGCAAAAATCAAACCATAAAAAAATAGATTCTATTAATAATCTTCCGTTTGAAGTAAGGTTAAAAGATGCCGCTATTTTGGACAAGGTTTATCTGAAAAATGCAGAAGAATCTGCAAAAATTCATTATGACTTAGGAGAAGCTAAATCTTACAGTAACCTTAGTTTGGTCTATTATTATCAAGGAAAATATGAGAAAGATTTGGCGTATTCTCTGAAAGCGATTCACATTTTCGAGAAATTAAATGACTTAGAGAATCTTTCTTTAGAATGGGGAGAATTAGGGTATAGAATGAAGAAAAGAAATCTAGAGAAAGCGATTCAGTACATGCAGAAATCTAAACAAATTGCAGAAAAGAATAACCTTCAGAAACCCTTATTGAGCATTTATAACAATTATGGTGTGCTCAAAGAAATGAAAGTAGAATATGACAGCGCACTTTTCTACTACGAAAAAGGTCTCGCCTTAAAACGAAAAATTAATGACCAAGTCGGCATTCCTTATAGTTTGAATAATATTGCAGGGGTTTTTGTGCTCAGAAAACAATTTGACAAAGCGGAGGAAAACTATCAAAAAGCCCTTGAAATCAGAAAAAAAATAAATGATACGGTAGGAATTGCAGAAAATTACTCTTACCTAGGAGATTTGCATTTGATGCAAAAAGACTTCAAAAAAGCGATTGGGTTTTATCAAAAATCAACAAAAATCACCGATAAACACAAGTATTTAGGACTTTCGCAAGATTCTTATCGCAAGATTTCAGAATGTTTTGAAAATTTAGGAGAACATCAAAATGCTTTGCAGAATTTCAAGAAATTTTCAGCACTCAAAGACAGCCTCATTAATCAGGAAACCAATTCTAAAATTGCCGAATTAGAGGTGAAATTTGATACCAATGAAAAAGAAAAACAATTACTTCAGAAGCAAGCCGAAGTAGAAACTTCTAGAATTAAATTTTCGGTGGCGATTGTATTTGCGATTTTAGCCTCTATTATTGGCTTTCTTTTTTATCGTCAACAAAGATTGAAAAACAAGCAGCAACATCAGGAATTTGAATTGAAATCTGCAATGGCGCAAATCGAAAGTCAAAATAAGTTACAAGAACAGCGCTTGTCTATTTCCAGAGATTTGCATGATAATATTGGTGCGCAATTAACCTTCATTATTTCGTCTTTAGAAAATACAAAATTTGGAATTCCGAATTTAGAAACTGCGGTAGAAAAGCGTTTAGACAAAATCAGTGACTTTACCAGAAATACGATTGTAGAACTTCGAGACACGATTTGGGCAATGAATAAAGCAGATTTTACGATGGAAGATTTGAGTTCTAGGATTTTCAATTTTGTGGAACAAGCGCAATCTGCCAATCAAAATATTTTGTTCAATTTTAGCATTGACGAAAATCTTAAAAACAAGAAATTTTCGTCTGTAGTAGGTGTAAATTTATACAGAACGATTCAGGAATCTGTGAATAATGCCATGAAATATGCTAATGCTCATCATATAGTCATCAATGCAGAAAAATTTCAGGAAGGTTTAAAAATTGAAATCAAAGACGATGGAAAAGGTTTTGACACCGAAAATGTAGATGTAGGAAACGGATTGCTCAATATGAAAAAACGAATGGAAGAAATCGGGGGAAATTTTTCCATCAATTCAGAAATCGGGAAAGGAACCAGCGTAAATGTAGAATTACTGAAATTTTAAAGAAATAGAACTGTAGAGTTGTAGAGTGGGAGAATTGTAGAGTGGGAGAATTGGGGAATTGGAGATTGTTTGGGAAAAATTATGAAACATGAATCCCGAAACTCGAAACCCGCATCTCGTATCTCGAAACTCGCAACTTGCAACTAATAAATAATATACCATGATAAAAATAGCGATAGTAGACGATAATCTTTTTTTGCAAAAAACGGTTCAAGAGAAACTGTCTTTTTTTGAAGATATAGAAATCAAATCAAAATCTCTGAACGGAAAAGAATTGCTCCAAAAATTAGAAAAAAACTCCAACTTAGATTTGATTTTGATGGATATAGAAATGCCAGAAATGAACGGAGTAGAAGCTACTGCGGAAGTAAAAAAGCGTTATCCTCACATCAAAATTTTAATGCTAACGGTTTTTGATAATGATGAAAAAATTTTTAAATCCATCAAAGCTGGAGCCGATGGTTATTTGCTGAAGGAAATTAATCCTCAAGAATTATACAATTCCATCAAAGAAACGCTTTCTGGAGGCGCTGCAATGACGCCGTCTATCGCGCTGAAAACATTGAAATTGCTCAGAGAACCTCAGGTTTTCGAAACTGAAGAAGAAAAAGAAAAAATTACCCTCACCGCAAGAGAGATTCAGGTTTTGGAACAATTAAGCAAAGGATTGAAATATGATGCTATTGCAGAAAATCTCATCCTTTCTAAAGGAACTATTAGAAAACATGTAGAAAATATTTACGCTAAATTACAGGTTCATAATAAGTTAGAAGCAGTGCAGATTGCTAAGAAGAATAAATTAATTTAAATAGTATACCATGAAAAAGTTTCTCTATTTGTTGTCATTCATACTTGTTACCACTATTTCTGCACAAAATTCTAAAGATGCAGTTTTGAATGTAAACGGTAAACCAATTGCTACAAAATCTATTCAAAAAGTAGATACTACAAAAGTGAAAATCGGCAAAAAAGTTTCGAAGCAGAAATTAGATTCTACTTTTGATTTAACGATGTATGCTGTGAAAGAAGTTTACCGCAGAAACCCTATTGTTACGCTTTTTTTCGCAATTATGGTTATGATAGGAATATTCAAGATTTTTAAAAATTAGGGAAAAGCCAAAGAGTAATATTAATTAAAATTCTGAAAAATATACGATTTTATTCGTATTTACTTGCTTATTTCTTCCGAGTATTTTTACCAAAAAAAATTAAACTATGAGAAGAAAATTTATTTTATCGGCTGTTTCAGCATTGATGATTTCGGTATTTACTTTTGCGCAAGAAGGTAATAATTCTGTGAAATTTAACCTAGGAACTTCTTTTTCTAAACCAGGTGACGAACTGGCAAAAGTGGCGAGAGAAGGTAAAAGCATGCAACTCTCTGTAAGTGCAGAAGGTGCAAGATTTTTCAATTATAAAAAAGACTCTAAATTAGGTTTTAGAATTGCAGCAGTAGTAGGTTATGACAATACACACATTCTTTCTAGTGATGCGATTACTCAAATTAAGACGTCTATTCCGAATATTAAAGGAAGAATTTATCCTTTGTGTTTTAAAGGTTCTGCTTTTGATTTTGCAGGATTAGTAACCAAAGAAAAAGATTTGGGAATTGGTTTTTTGGATATTCCTGTGTATTTAATCTTAATTTCTACGGTGAATAGTTTACACTTTGATTATGGAGTTGGTTTTGGAAAACTCAAAGAATCCTCAAATATTTATGATGATAGTTTTGTAGAAACCACTACCAATAGAACCATGAATTATTTTGGTTGGGGATTTCAGCCTGTTATTTACAATTCTGAAAGTGAAAAATGGTCTGTAAATGCAATGTTTGATTTTGGGAAATTTAAATGGACGAACGGAAACGGAAACACATCGTCTTTTAAAATGAGTACAGTAGGATTTGGTGCTCAATATCATTTTTAAAATTTTAAAATCATGATAAGAAGTCTGTTTTCTTTGATTCTTGGATTGGTTTTTACGCTAAATTTTGCCCAAGAAAAAACATTGAATGATATTTTAGCAGGACCTTGGAAAGGTTTTTCGAGTGAACAAATTCCAAACATGGGAGAAATAAATACTGGCGTTTATATGAAATTGGTTTTTAATGAAAAAATTGACGGAAGTAAAACCGAATATCCTTTTTATGGAACCAATCAAGTAGAATTTATTTACACGAATAATTTTGGAACCAAAACATATTTCGCAACAGTAAATGTGAGTGGAGTTTTTAATCTAAAAGACAAAACACTCTATGTGAATGATGACAGTTTTGCTTCTTATGATACTTTACCAGACGGAATGATTTGGGAGTTGGGGAAATTTAAAGTCACGGTTTATAGAGACCAAGATCATACAGGATTTTTCTTGCTAAAAGGAGTGACCTTAGACAATCAAGGTTATGCAAAATCTGGTAGTAAAGTGTATTACACCACAGATATGAATTATAATCCTTGGAAACAAAAATATTAAAACACCTATACAATGAAAAAATATCTATTTATCACGCTATTTTTTATAAGCATTGCTGTTTTTTCTCAAGAAAAATACAAGGCATCAGATTATTCACTGCCCAATAATGTAAAAAGCTATAATACATTTGTTTACAAGTACGATGTAGAATTAGGTAAATATTTCGTCATCGAAAAACACATCAGAATTTTTGAAAAAGGTTTGATAAAATATGATTATGTTTTGGATAATTATTTGGATAGATTTACTCAAATCAAAAGATATACATATAATGCTCAAAATCAATTGATTTCTATAGAAACAGCGGATGATTATGAGAAGCCTCAATACTATCCTTACATAGATTTTTTTTATGAAAATGGCAAATTGTCAAAAATTTCTGAAGTTTTAGGTAACAAAAGAATTTTTACAGATTTCAATTATGATAAAAAAGGAAGAATTCTTAAGGAAAAAAGATATCAAGATGACAAATTAGTATTATCAACAGTAGATTACAATTATATTTCTGATAAAAATTATACAACCAAGAAAGTAGTTTTTATCAATGATGATTCTAAAAAAATTGTAGATGAAGTTTTTGAAAATAATTTGAAAATTTCAGAAGAAATAGACGACCCAGCTGCTAAAATTTCTTACACTTATCAGTATGACAAAAACGGAAATGAAGTGATGAAAAGTGATATGGCAACAAGTTTTGATAGTCATTACGTTTACGGAAAAACAGGCGCCATTCTTAAATCCAAAAAAACAGAGTATGATGATTTAGAATTTGACATTGTTAATTATTTTGAATTTTCGGAAATTACTTACGAAGATGGTTCTACAGAAGGAAGCAGAGTTTTTGATAAAGAATTTGCTAAATCTTTCAATATGAGTGTTTTGAGTTACGATGCGATAGATGATTTGAAATAATTTATTATATTTGGAATAAACATATAACATGATGAAAAAAATAATTCAACTTTTAGTGCTTTTGTTCGTGCAATTTTCTTTTGCACAACAAGATAATGTGGTGAAATATTTAGCAGAAAATTGGGGTGTAAATAAAGATGTAGCAAAAATAGAAGAAGTGAATTATTCTGTAGGCTTTACTTCTGGGAAATTTGAACCAAGAGAAACCAAAATTTATACCTTCAAAAACGGAAAAGTAATTTCTATAGAAACACAATATTCTAAAGATAAAGTCATCGAAACTTTCGAATACAATGCGAAAGGAAAGCCTGTAAGATTTTCATATATTTCTACAGGAACAGACAAAGCCAGTGAAAACATTTCTACATTTAGCTATGACAAAAACGGAAAACTTATAGAAATTAAACCTTCTAATCCTAGATTTCATTGGCAATATAAATATCAATATAAATCTGATGGTACATTGGCTTCCGTAGAAATTTTTGACAATGGAAAATTGGATTCTACATGGAACTTCACCTCTTATCAAGACGAAAAAAATTATCAATATATTGATGAAAATTACTCGGCTAATGATGGTAAAAAAGTTTTTGAATTAAAAGAAAGTTTGGTAAACGGACAAAGACCTATGAGAAAAGAAGCTTGGTTAGAAGGAAAAGATCCAAACGGAAATGTTTTTAAAATCAGAGAAAACAACGCGGTTTTCGGGAAATATTATTTTTTTAGAAAATTGACTTATACTAACGGAGAAACCACTGGAAGTACAGAATATAATCCCTATTTCACAGAAGGGATTAATGGAGATATTTTTCAACTTCTAGAAAATAAAAACCCTAAATCTACCTATAAAATCAGATTAGGCGAAGACGGAAAATTTAAAATGGAGAATCAAGCAAATCAGCCTATTCCAGATTTGAGCAAAGGTTTTATCAGTCCCAACAAAACAGATTTCATTTATTTTGACCCTAATAATGGAGAAGTTGCATTGGTAGAAGATATGAAACCTAGTGAAGAGTTCGTGGCGATGAAACCGTATAATGTACCTTCTAAAAGATATATTGTCATCAATAATGATTATCAATTCATCATTTTCGATAACGGAAAACAAATCGATACTTCTAGTATGAAATTGGCTCAAGATATGGGAAATTTAGTCATTCAAGAAAATGGTGTGCCGAAATATTTTGTTCCGAATTTGGACAAACTTACTTTCTTGAAGTTTTATCCCCTTTATATTTTGGCGCTTTAAAAATTTTGAAAACATGAAACAAATAACATTTTTCACCATAATTATTTCCATTTTCGGATTTCCTCAAGAAAAACTTACGACTCAAGATTTTGGCTTGCATAAAAATACAGAAACTGTGATTTCTAAACAATATTGGGAAGATGACCAATCGAATATAGTTTTTACAGAAGAATTGAAATTCTACAATACATTTTTAGAAGAGAAAAAAACCAAAGATGGAGATTATGTTACTGTGAAAAAATATTACTACAATATTGATAATTTATTGGTGAAAATAGAAACAGAGCATGTTCATTCTGGCGAGAAGGAAAAAGAGGTTTTTCACTATAAAAATCTTCAGTTGCAGAATTCTGAACTTTGGATGCATGGTAAAATGTTTTCTAAAACTCAATATTTCTTTGACAAAAATAATAGATTGACAAAAGAAATAGAAAAAGATGCTAAAAATAAAGTGACCAGAATAGTATAGTACAAAAACTACAAAAATGACGATTTTTTCACCAAACTGATAAAGGATTTTCAAAATGATAAAGTGGAAGAAACCGCCGAAGAAATTTATGAAAATAAATTATTGGTAGAAGCCAATTATGAAATGTACAACCTGAAAACCAATGTTAAAAATACTTATAATAAAGAAGGTTGGATTGTAAAAGAAGTGTTCAGCAATAGTGAAGTGGTAGAAAATACCTTTACTTATGAAGTAGATGAGAAGGGAAATCCTATAAAAGTTACCAAAACCAATTCCCAGAATCAAGGAAATTATGTTTTGGTAATCAATAATACATATTCTACTTTTCCTACGAATTAAATTCGCGTTCCCATTCTTCTGCTGCTTCGCAAAGGGTTTTGTAAAAATCTTCGCCGTACTTTCTAATCAGTGGCGTTTTCAAGAATTTATAAACAGGAACTTGCAATTCTTTTCCTAAGGTACAAGCGTCGCTACAAACGTCCCATTCATGATAATTGATTGCAGAAAAATTTCTGTATTCTGTTATTCTAATAGGATAGAGGTGACAAGAAATAGGTTTTTGCCAATCTACAACACCATCTTCGTAAGCTTTTTCGATTCCACATTTGGTGATGCCTTTTTCATCAAAAATTACATAAGCGCATTCTCCACCATTTACGAGTGGCGTTACCAAATCTCCATCAATATCAGTAACGTGTGTTCCTTGTTGTTCTATGGCAACTATTCCTTCTGGTCTAAGATAACTTTTAATTTTTGGATAAATTCTTTCCAAAATTTCATTCTCATTTTTGTCAAGCGGAGCTCCCGCATCTCCTTCTACACAGCAGATTCCTTTGCATTTGCTGAGGTTACACACAAATTCTTCAGAAAAAATATCTTCAGAAATTAATTTATCATCTATTTGAATCATAATCTTATTAGTTCGTCTAAATCTATATAA contains the following coding sequences:
- a CDS encoding tetratricopeptide repeat-containing sensor histidine kinase is translated as MKSILSFVFIFTLSLTFGQKSNHKKIDSINNLPFEVRLKDAAILDKVYLKNAEESAKIHYDLGEAKSYSNLSLVYYYQGKYEKDLAYSLKAIHIFEKLNDLENLSLEWGELGYRMKKRNLEKAIQYMQKSKQIAEKNNLQKPLLSIYNNYGVLKEMKVEYDSALFYYEKGLALKRKINDQVGIPYSLNNIAGVFVLRKQFDKAEENYQKALEIRKKINDTVGIAENYSYLGDLHLMQKDFKKAIGFYQKSTKITDKHKYLGLSQDSYRKISECFENLGEHQNALQNFKKFSALKDSLINQETNSKIAELEVKFDTNEKEKQLLQKQAEVETSRIKFSVAIVFAILASIIGFLFYRQQRLKNKQQHQEFELKSAMAQIESQNKLQEQRLSISRDLHDNIGAQLTFIISSLENTKFGIPNLETAVEKRLDKISDFTRNTIVELRDTIWAMNKADFTMEDLSSRIFNFVEQAQSANQNILFNFSIDENLKNKKFSSVVGVNLYRTIQESVNNAMKYANAHHIVINAEKFQEGLKIEIKDDGKGFDTENVDVGNGLLNMKKRMEEIGGNFSINSEIGKGTSVNVELLKF
- a CDS encoding response regulator transcription factor; the encoded protein is MIKIAIVDDNLFLQKTVQEKLSFFEDIEIKSKSLNGKELLQKLEKNSNLDLILMDIEMPEMNGVEATAEVKKRYPHIKILMLTVFDNDEKIFKSIKAGADGYLLKEINPQELYNSIKETLSGGAAMTPSIALKTLKLLREPQVFETEEEKEKITLTAREIQVLEQLSKGLKYDAIAENLILSKGTIRKHVENIYAKLQVHNKLEAVQIAKKNKLI
- a CDS encoding DUF3109 family protein, which translates into the protein MIQIDDKLISEDIFSEEFVCNLSKCKGICCVEGDAGAPLDKNENEILERIYPKIKSYLRPEGIVAIEQQGTHVTDIDGDLVTPLVNGGECAYVIFDEKGITKCGIEKAYEDGVVDWQKPISCHLYPIRITEYRNFSAINYHEWDVCSDACTLGKELQVPVYKFLKTPLIRKYGEDFYKTLCEAAEEWEREFNS